A single window of Coffea eugenioides isolate CCC68of chromosome 7, Ceug_1.0, whole genome shotgun sequence DNA harbors:
- the LOC113777052 gene encoding putative late blight resistance protein homolog R1A-3, protein MEICCSSSPSCFESALDYLDWIGKTFHYLRDVIYELKTEVRLLQSFDLYLTKCTWRRRNHKTCLEQDEEEKDVISSRIQDLIIRRVQGLEFVCSEYLIHSSSPDSSQIGSEVTRFREAIKLFFETHIKEWCINFLLEYYWLRDPELVIDFIDSVAETLAKMKRFRLGRLGKKLMLLKSFIRFAMLRGALGQQLIDLLIHAEVVAINALHLASIWYFHTDNEVRNETELQISRLIDKKINPGDPQVRETYIHVLTAAYSSRSSDTSALEKNKHLVADFMECHVHNIKELLRSCTDILVPIMNQMLKLLEGLRFLTILLRHQKMFKELCHEMKNLIGVVACDAAVVIFSLSVNQIKEGLAKETDLALFHLLKVLKFVRAEVTDPVTSFSPFGFPRTNELGSMDFLLQNLKELESCNEADDSIAFPKDQIHTVLEDLVFLRSFLVKIADQRNWAGKLQALWSRVTEVAHRAEFVIDSIVVGDKHEYLERVARDIQLLRTEALETYDSTRHDCGAQRTNQKSFRIDSKRSIPVLNEVLVGLDDEVKTIIHSLTRGSKLLDFVSIVGMAGLGKTTLANRVCNDQLILSHFHILARCTVSQVYSMHSLLVQLLCSISSRSPDEYLEMDENDLAYKLYKLLKGNRYLIFLDDVWEIKAWNLVKSSLPDDANGSRILFTSRIQLQFKPDSMAQHLRHLTDEESWKLLQKKLFGKEGFPRTLGKVGSQIAKLCRGLPLTIVLVAGILANTAEDCWEEVAKSLTSSIVLDDENCRKTLELSYSHLSDDLKPCLLYFGAFKENEDVPVRRLSWLWISEGFVRKTEGKILEDAADDYLKDLVDRSLVMVSDKRTMGGAKACRLHDLVHEFCVKKAKEENFLHVLHSRNDCFILTGTSNPLRICDRSARNLMIRESMLEFPNIRSLLLFQEDDLGFWLPKLLRVLDLGELEFGAYFPMEVFLLAHLRYLALRLNLIDSIPTAIANLSRLQTFLLRGGYFTYCLLPKTIWNIKTLRHLWTTNPATGFIFPVEYLEVSPGLDHLDTLSLAIDSSSQSLQKILTKLPNIRRLSCNMRKSREEATRIGERILVFDCFSQLESLTLRFLYGYGFKFPLNLKKLTLFYNKQPWTEISTIGKLPKLEVLKLLDDSVVGEEWEMKEGEFPSLRVLKLSNLWNLRSWTASSDNFPCLEKLVVSNCENLEEVPSCLGECPTLEMIEVKRCRESVASSVKQIQQEQIDMGNEVLKILIEKCANARRS, encoded by the coding sequence ATGGAGATATGCTGCAGCAGTAGCCCTAGTTGCTTTGAGTCCGCTCTCGATTATCTGGACTGGATCGGTAAGACATTCCATTATTTGCGTGATGTTATATATGAGCTGAAGACCGAGGTGAGACTATTACAAAGCTTTGATCTGTATCTGACAAAGTGTACGTGGAGGAGGAGGAACCATAAAACCTGTTTGGAACAAGATGAGGAGGAGAAGGATGTTATTTCTTCCAGAATTCAAGATCTGATTATCAGGAGAGTGCAAGGTCTTGAATTTGTTTGCAGCGAATACTTGATTCATTCTAGTTCACCTGATTCGTCTCAGATCGGAAGTGAGGTCACCAGATTCCGGGAAGCAATCAAGTTGTTTTTCGAGACACATATCAAGGAATGGTGCATCAACTTTCTGTTGGAGTATTACTGGCTGAGAGATCCAGAACTAGTTATTGATTTCATTGATTCTGTTGCAGAGACTCTGGCGAAAATGAAGAGATTCCGTTTGGGACGCCTTGGAAAGAAGCTAATGTTGTTGAAAAGCTTCATTCGCTTTGCCATGCTTCGCGGTGCCTTGGGTCAGCAGCTGATAGATCTCTTGATTCACGCTGAAGTGGTGGCTATCAATGCATTACACCTGGCTTCTATATGGTACTTTCACACAGATAATGAAGTACGGAATGAAACAGAACTTCAAATTTCTCGACTAATAGATAAGAAGATTAATCCCGGTGATCCCCAGGTTCGAGAAACTTACATCCATGTCTTGACTGCTGCATACTCATCAAGATCATCAGACACTTCAGCTCTGGAGAAGAATAAGCATCTAGTAGCTGACTTTATGGAGTGTCACGTTCACAATATTAAGGAGCTGCTGAGATCTTGTACCGATATTCTGGTTCCGATTATGAATCAAATGCTAAAACTCCTTGAGGGGCTAAGATTCCTGACAATCCTCCTCAGGCATCAGAAAATGTTCAAAGAGCTATGCCATGAAATGAAGAATCTTATTGGAGTTGTGGCCTGTGATGCAGCGGTTgtaattttctctctttctgtGAATCAAATCAAAGAAGGCTTGGCCAAGGAAACCGATCTTGCTCTTTTTCATTTGCTTAAAGTGCTCAAGTTTGTTAGGGCAGAAGTTACCGATCCAGTAACATCATTCTCGCCGTTTGGTTTTCCTAGGACCAATGAGTTGGGCTCTATGGATTTTCTCCTTCAAAATCTGAAGGAACTAGAAAGTTGTAATGAGGCTGATGATTCAATTGCATTTCCGAAAGATCAAATCCACACAGTCCTAGAAGATCTCGTATTCTTAAGATCTTTCCTTGTCAAGATAGCAGACCAGCGCAACTGGGCTGGAAAACTCCAAGCTCTTTGGAGTCGTGTTACGGAGGTTGCACACAGGGCAGAGTTTGTCATTGACTCTATTGTGGTTGGTGATAAACATGAATATTTGGAAAGAGTTGCCAGAGATATCCAGCTTTTGAGGACTGAGGCCCTGGAAACCTATGATAGCACGAGGCATGACTGTGGAGCTCAGAGAACTAACCAGAAATCTTTCCGCATTGACTCAAAACGTAGCATCCCAGTGTTGAATGAAGTTCTGGTGGGTCTTGATGATGAGGTAAAGACAATTATTCATAGCCTTACTAGGGGTTCAAAGCTGTTGGATTTTGTTTCAATTGTGGGTATGGCTGGACTTGGCAAGACAACATTGGCCAATAGAGTTTGCAATGATCAATTAATTTTGAGCCACTTTCATATCCTTGCTCGGTGTACTGTTTCTCAAGTGTATAGCATGCACAGTTTGTTAGTTCAGCTTTTATGTAGTATTTCTTCTAGAAGTCCTGATGAATATCTTGAGATGGATGAAAATGATTTGGCTTACAAGCTATACAAACTTTTAAAGGGGAATAGGTATCTCATTTTTCTGGATGATGTCTGGGAGATTAAGGCATGGAATTTGGTGAAAAGTTCACTGCCTGATGATGCTAATGGAAGTAGGATTCTCTTCACCAGCAGAATTCAATTGCAATTCAAACCTGATAGCATGGCCCAACATCTCCGCCACCTTACTGACGAAGAGAGTTGGAAATTGCTGCAGAAAAAGCTATTTGGAAAAGAAGGTTTTCCTCGGACACTAGGTAAAGTTGGATCTCAAATAGCAAAGTTATGTAGGGGTTTACCTCTCACAATTGTCCTCGTTGCTGGAATTCTTGCCAATACTGCAGAAGACTGCTGGGAAGAAGTTGCAAAGAGTCTAACTTCCAGTATTGTCCTTGATGATGAAAACTGTAGGAAGACGCTTGAGCTGAGTTACAGTCATTTATCGGATGATTTGAAGCCATGCCTTCTGTACTTTGGTGCATTTAAAGAAAACGAAGATGTTCCTGTCCGAAGGTTGTCATGGCTCTGGATCTCTGAAGGATTCGTGCGAAAAACTGAAGGAAAGATCTTAGAGGATGCGGCAGATGACTATTTGAAGGATCTGGTTGATAGAAGTTTAGTCATGGTTTCTGACAAAAGAACCATGGGTGGTGCCAAAGCCTGCCGACTTCATGATTTGGTACATGAGTTTTGCGTGAAAAAAGCCAAAGAAGAAAACTTTCTACATGTTTTGCATAGTCGGAATGATTGTTTTATTCTTACTGGCACAAGCAACCCCCTTCGAATTTGCGATCGAAGTGccaggaatttgatgattcgCGAGTCAATGCTAGAATTTCCCAATATACGCAGTTTGTTATTGTTTCAGGAGGATGATTTGGGATTTTGGTTACCTAAACTTCTTAGAGTGTTGGATTTGGGGGAATTGGAGTTTGGTGCATATTTTCCTATGGAAGTATTTTTGCTTGCTCACTTGAGATACTTGGCTCTTCGTCTTAACTTAATAGATTCTATCCCAACTGCAATTGCTAACCTCTCGAGGTTACAAACTTTTCTGCTACGAGGAGGATACTTCACTTATTGTTTGTTACCCAAGACTATCTGGAACATTAAGACATTGAGGCATCTATGGACTACAAATCCCGCTACTGGTTTTATTTTTCCTGTTGAGTATCTTGAAGTATCCCCAGGTTTAGATCATTTAGATACCTTAAGCCTTGCCATTGATTCCTCCTCTCAAAGCTTGCAAAAGATACTGACAAAGTTACCAAACATCCGCAGGCTAAGCTGTAACATGAGGAAATCAAGGGAAGAAGCTACAAGAATTGGCGAGAGGATTCTCGTATTTGACTGTTTTAGTCAACTAGAATCACTTACTCTGCGTTTCTTATACGGATATGGATTTAAATTCCCattgaatttgaagaagttgaCTCTCTTTTACAATAAGCAGCCATGGACTGAAATCTCAACAATTGGAAAGTTGCCCAAACTTGAAGTGCTTAAATTACTCGATGACTCCGTCGTTGGGGAAGAATGGGAAATGAAAGAAGGGGAGTTCCCTAGCCTCCGAGTCTTGAAATTGTCAAACTTGTGGAACCTTCGCAGCTGGACTGCATCTTCTGATAATTTTCCCTGTCTTGAGAAATTGGTTGTGAGCAATTGTGAGAATTTGGAAGAGGTGCCTTCTTGTTTAGGAGAATGTCCGACTCttgaaatgattgaggtgaaacGATGTCGTGAGTCTGTTGCAAGTTCAGTGAAGCAAATTCAACAAGAACAGATAGATATGGGAAACGAAGTGTTAAAGATCTTAATTGAAAAGTGTGCTAATGCACGGAGATCTTAA